From the Priestia koreensis genome, one window contains:
- the rpsC gene encoding 30S ribosomal protein S3 has product MGQKVNPIGLRIGVIRDWESKWYAEKDYADLLHEDLKVREYITKRLHDASVSKVEIERAANRLNVTIHTAKPGMVIGKGGTEVEALRKALNQLTGKRVHINILEIKRADLDAKLVAENIARQLENRVSFRRAQKQAIQRSMRAGAQGIKTMTSGRLGGADIARGESYSEGTVPLHTLRADIDYGTAEADTTYGKIGVKVWIYRGEVLPTKKKNEEGGN; this is encoded by the coding sequence ATGGGTCAAAAGGTAAATCCAATCGGTTTGCGTATCGGTGTGATTCGTGATTGGGAATCAAAATGGTACGCTGAAAAAGACTATGCTGATTTATTACATGAAGACTTAAAAGTACGTGAGTACATCACAAAACGCTTACATGATGCGTCTGTTTCTAAAGTAGAAATCGAACGTGCTGCTAACCGTTTAAATGTGACTATTCACACTGCGAAACCTGGTATGGTAATTGGTAAAGGTGGTACTGAAGTTGAAGCACTTCGTAAAGCTCTTAACCAACTAACAGGCAAACGTGTACACATTAACATTCTTGAAATTAAGAGAGCAGATCTTGACGCTAAATTAGTAGCTGAAAACATCGCTCGTCAATTAGAAAACCGCGTTTCATTCCGCCGTGCTCAAAAGCAAGCTATTCAACGCTCAATGCGTGCTGGTGCACAAGGTATTAAAACGATGACTTCTGGTCGTCTTGGCGGAGCTGATATTGCTCGTGGTGAAAGCTATAGTGAAGGTACAGTTCCACTTCATACATTACGTGCTGATATTGACTACGGTACTGCTGAAGCAGATACTACTTACGGTAAAATCGGTGTTAAAGTATGGATCTACCGTGGAGAGGTTCTTCCTACTAAAAAGAAAAATGAGGAAGGAGGAAATTAA
- the rplP gene encoding 50S ribosomal protein L16 — MLMPKRVKYRREHRGKMRGRAKGGTEVHFGEYGLQAQDASWITNRQIEAARIAMTRYMKRGGKVWIKIFPSKSYTAKPLEVRMGSGKGAPEGWVAVVKPGKVMFEIAGVSEEVAREALRLAAHKLPVKCKFVKREEIGGESNES, encoded by the coding sequence ATGTTGATGCCTAAACGCGTTAAATATCGTCGCGAACACCGTGGGAAAATGCGCGGTCGTGCTAAGGGTGGTACAGAAGTACATTTCGGTGAATATGGTTTACAAGCTCAAGATGCTTCTTGGATTACAAACCGTCAAATCGAAGCTGCTCGTATCGCAATGACTCGTTACATGAAACGTGGCGGTAAAGTCTGGATTAAAATCTTCCCATCTAAATCATACACTGCAAAACCTCTAGAGGTGCGCATGGGTTCCGGTAAGGGTGCTCCAGAAGGTTGGGTAGCAGTTGTTAAGCCTGGTAAAGTAATGTTCGAAATCGCGGGTGTTTCTGAAGAAGTTGCTCGTGAAGCTTTACGCTTAGCTGCTCACAAATTACCAGTTAAATGTAAATTCGTAAAACGTGAAGAAATTGGTGGTGAATCTAATGAAAGCTAA
- the rplV gene encoding 50S ribosomal protein L22, with product MQAKAVARTVRIAPRKVRLVVDLIRGKQVGEAVAILNLTPKAASPIVEKVLKSAIANAEHNYEMDANNLVITDAYVNEGPTLKRFRPRAMGRASQINKRTSHITIVVSEKKEG from the coding sequence TTGCAAGAACAGTTCGTATTGCTCCTCGTAAAGTTCGTCTAGTTGTAGATTTAATTCGAGGTAAGCAAGTAGGTGAGGCAGTGGCAATCCTTAACTTAACGCCAAAGGCTGCTTCTCCAATTGTAGAAAAAGTATTAAAATCTGCGATCGCTAATGCAGAACACAACTACGAAATGGATGCGAATAACCTAGTTATCACAGACGCTTACGTTAACGAAGGTCCTACTTTGAAACGTTTCCGTCCACGTGCTATGGGACGCGCTAGCCAAATCAATAAACGTACTAGCCACATCACAATCGTGGTATCAGAAAAGAAGGAGGGATAA